Below is a genomic region from Eupeodes corollae chromosome 1, idEupCoro1.1, whole genome shotgun sequence.
ctttacgatgttttggaaaaagtaagattattggaattgatatttcaaaagcttttgatagggtttggcatccgGCTCCCTTATCAAAATTGCGTGGTTTTGGTTTTCATGGATCAACCCTTCATTGCATAAGTAATTACATTTCAGATCGATCGATACAAGATGTTATATATGCATTTAAGtctatttattaattctttattaATTACAAAggaatgcttttaaaaattaaaatcttatagAATTCTAGATACATCCAAGAGATGATTTAAGATAGCTATATTTTAGAAAGAGAAAGATGGATGGTTTAAGTCGAATACACATTACAAGACAAATACAGATATCTCATTAAGGCAAATACACAATATTTCTTCCCACCCTTCGTGGCTAAGGTGAGAATAAGACCCGAGGGTTCCGAGGTCTGGTGGATCTTCGTGGAGCTGCTGGGGGTGTAATTAATTGACTTCCAGGTCCAGGTGAATGCGTCTCTTGTGGAGTAAGTGACTGCTGCTTGGGTACTACAACAGCAGCACTAGTTTCACTCAGTGGCTGTTGATGTGGTATAGGCGTTTGTGGTGGTCTTATGCATTGACTAGAGCGATCGTTGACTGGAACATCTATATGCTCTGCATATTGCGATCCATGAGTTTTATCTTgattatttgaataattatctTTATGACCTTTGATCTGGTCGATATGGCGTTTAAACTGTTTGCCAAGGTACGTGATTTCATAATGAAGGTCTCCCAAACGGTTCCTGATAACTCCTGGAACCCATTTGTCCATACGAGGGTTGTTTGATAAGAAAAAGACCGATTGCCCTGGTTGAAAAATGCGGAAGGTTG
It encodes:
- the LOC129951472 gene encoding uncharacterized protein K02A2.6-like, yielding METTKTSLQLNLNKFLRQYRKAPHTTTGQSPSQLFLGRSLRTSLDLLRPDDIFTKVTEKQNSQFSPTFRIFQPGQSVFFLSNNPRMDKWVPGVIRNRLGDLHYEITYLGKQFKRHIDQIKGHKDNYSNNQDKTHGSQYAEHIDVPVNDRSSQCIRPPQTPIPHQQPLSETSAAVVVPKQQSLTPQETHSPGPGSQLITPPAAPRRSTRPRNPRVLFSP